The following are encoded in a window of Solirubrobacterales bacterium genomic DNA:
- a CDS encoding MerR family transcriptional regulator, whose protein sequence is MRLLNVGQAAAYLGVSAASLRSWSNQGLVPVYRTPGGQRRFSTADLDRFIRSMREPSENGQSVAAMRG, encoded by the coding sequence ATGCGACTACTGAACGTTGGCCAGGCGGCCGCCTATCTGGGCGTCAGCGCCGCCTCGCTGCGCAGCTGGTCGAACCAGGGGCTCGTTCCCGTCTACCGGACACCCGGCGGGCAGCGGCGGTTCTCGACCGCCGACCTCGACCGGTTCATCCGCTCGATGCGCGAGCCATCGGAGAACGGCCAGTCCGTCGCCGCGATGCGCGGCTAG
- a CDS encoding SpoIIE family protein phosphatase, producing the protein MDPDREEATAGAPADRESPAGGDEWASGAAESGEGDPILGATLNALKAAAEGVEIERRVAETLQRSLLPQLPVVPGLRLAARYRPGSAETRIGGDWYDAIPLRGGNLGIAIGDVVGRGVKAAARMAHLQSALRAYALESLRPALVLERMNSFVLEGEQGGMVTLLYAVVDPDGHTVHVASAGHPPPLVLDPGAPPTYAEAPAGAPLGVARYSVYEEGVTTLDPWSTVLLYTDGLVEGPQLPLGQGLEVLRSNMEDGPREPETLCDAVLESLDVRVGFSDDLALLALQLTPPGKTLELELPARPASLAAMRRAVAQWLRLAGAREDEIYEVLVACGEACANAVAHAHPALSDSLFEVRATQEGSEVEITVRDTGRWRPPADEGRGRGLAVMRELMDEVEIEPSEKGTTVTLRRRLRSETSA; encoded by the coding sequence GTGGACCCGGATCGAGAAGAGGCCACAGCGGGCGCGCCCGCCGACCGCGAGTCGCCGGCTGGGGGCGACGAGTGGGCCTCAGGCGCGGCGGAATCCGGCGAGGGGGACCCGATCCTGGGCGCGACCCTGAATGCCCTGAAGGCTGCCGCCGAAGGCGTCGAGATCGAGCGGCGGGTCGCCGAGACCCTCCAGCGAAGCCTCCTGCCGCAACTGCCGGTCGTGCCTGGCCTGCGACTCGCGGCTCGGTATCGGCCGGGCAGCGCGGAGACCAGGATCGGGGGCGACTGGTACGACGCAATCCCGCTGCGGGGTGGGAATTTGGGCATCGCGATCGGAGACGTGGTCGGTCGCGGCGTCAAGGCGGCGGCGCGGATGGCGCACCTGCAAAGCGCCTTGCGCGCTTACGCGCTGGAGTCTCTTCGCCCCGCCCTGGTTCTGGAGCGCATGAACAGCTTCGTGCTCGAGGGAGAGCAGGGTGGGATGGTCACGCTGCTCTACGCGGTGGTCGACCCGGACGGACATACTGTCCACGTGGCGAGCGCCGGGCATCCCCCGCCGTTGGTGCTCGATCCGGGCGCACCGCCGACCTACGCGGAGGCGCCCGCGGGCGCCCCGCTGGGGGTGGCGCGCTACTCCGTGTATGAGGAGGGGGTGACGACGCTCGACCCCTGGTCCACCGTGCTGCTCTACACCGACGGTCTCGTTGAGGGCCCTCAGCTGCCCCTGGGCCAGGGCCTCGAGGTGCTTCGGAGCAACATGGAGGACGGGCCGCGCGAGCCCGAGACCCTGTGCGACGCCGTGCTCGAATCGCTCGACGTGCGGGTGGGCTTCAGCGACGACCTGGCACTGCTCGCGCTCCAGTTGACGCCGCCGGGCAAGACGCTGGAACTGGAACTCCCGGCCAGGCCCGCGTCGCTTGCCGCCATGCGTCGCGCGGTGGCGCAATGGCTGCGGCTCGCCGGAGCAAGGGAGGACGAGATCTACGAGGTCCTGGTCGCCTGTGGTGAGGCTTGCGCGAACGCGGTGGCGCACGCTCATCCCGCCCTCTCGGACTCGTTGTTCGAGGTTCGAGCCACGCAAGAGGGGTCGGAGGTCGAGATCACGGTCCGCGACACCGGCCGCTGGCGCCCGCCTGCGGATGAGGGTCGAGGGCGTGGGCTCGCCGTGATGCGGGAGCTGATGGACGAGGTGGAGATCGAGCCCTCGGAGAAGGGCACCACGGTCACACTGAGGCGACGCTTGCGAAGCGAGACTTCGGCATGA
- a CDS encoding STAS domain-containing protein yields the protein MKFEETGNVIVGRVAGEIESVNAAEMSTALAKRLTSEAAGLVIDLSQVTYLDSAGIELLFDLARRLRTHRQRLRLVVPAEAPMRRVLELCDIDRAAPIDTTVEAALEGFGDPS from the coding sequence TTGAAGTTTGAGGAGACCGGCAACGTGATCGTGGGACGCGTCGCGGGCGAGATCGAAAGCGTCAACGCCGCGGAGATGAGCACGGCGCTCGCGAAGCGGTTGACCTCCGAGGCGGCAGGCCTGGTCATCGACCTCTCGCAGGTGACCTACCTGGACAGCGCCGGAATCGAACTTCTATTCGACCTGGCGCGAAGGTTGCGGACGCACCGCCAACGGCTGCGGCTCGTGGTCCCGGCTGAGGCGCCGATGCGTCGCGTCCTCGAGCTGTGCGACATCGATCGCGCCGCTCCGATCGACACGACCGTCGAGGCAGCGCTCGAGGGCTTCGGGGACCCGTCCTGA
- a CDS encoding LuxR C-terminal-related transcriptional regulator, which translates to MTEDTHRSVRGDGQGTPLSVRERQILGMIAAGESGAQIAETLVLSPETVRTHIRNAMSKLGATSRAQAVALAFQRNEIGDHMNAESDAAAPQREAEPAAPATVRGGRTRARANLAAGKSDETLTTLLAGLVSLYDVDGGTVFLAEEDGLSLRRAATQGASDQAGDHHHPERVSLGQGTLGRAALERRAQLVHGSGSHGDARGRTTIYAPMTASGRLVGVICLTTRPSRLTGRGELLLLQAFAGRVGEILVSSSGDPPARLTETLERFRASWSAAGAP; encoded by the coding sequence TTGACCGAAGATACGCACCGATCCGTTCGCGGCGACGGTCAGGGGACGCCTCTCTCCGTGCGGGAGCGGCAGATCCTCGGCATGATCGCCGCCGGGGAGAGCGGCGCCCAGATCGCTGAGACGCTGGTCCTGTCGCCGGAGACCGTGCGCACGCACATTCGCAACGCGATGTCCAAGCTGGGCGCCACCAGTCGCGCGCAGGCCGTTGCGCTGGCCTTCCAGCGCAACGAGATCGGCGATCACATGAACGCCGAATCAGATGCCGCGGCGCCGCAGCGCGAAGCCGAGCCCGCAGCACCCGCGACGGTCCGCGGCGGGCGCACTCGAGCCCGAGCCAACCTCGCGGCCGGGAAGTCCGACGAGACGCTGACGACGCTGCTCGCGGGGCTGGTTTCGCTCTATGACGTCGACGGAGGCACGGTATTCCTGGCCGAGGAGGACGGGCTATCGCTGCGCCGCGCCGCAACGCAGGGGGCCAGCGACCAGGCCGGCGACCACCATCACCCCGAGCGGGTCTCGCTCGGCCAAGGGACGCTCGGCCGCGCGGCGCTCGAACGCCGGGCGCAACTGGTTCACGGCTCGGGGTCCCACGGCGACGCCCGTGGCCGAACCACGATCTACGCGCCGATGACCGCCTCGGGAAGACTGGTCGGGGTGATCTGCCTGACGACGCGGCCAAGCAGGCTCACGGGACGAGGAGAACTCTTGCTGCTGCAGGCGTTCGCGGGCAGGGTCGGCGAGATCCTGGTCTCCTCGAGCGGCGATCCGCCCGCCCGCCTGACGGAGACGCTGGAACGCTTCCGCGCCTCCTGGTCGGCCGCCGGCGCTCCCTGA